In Deinococcus fonticola, a single window of DNA contains:
- a CDS encoding L-threonylcarbamoyladenylate synthase has translation MGMDKSGVQRAAQVVRAGGLVGYPSETVWGLGVLPPFAEVLVRRKGREAGKPLQVSCANRSSALSFCQASPALLALLDLLPGPLTIVTPAREGCPPEVAPEGLVGVRVPDHALAQALLHETGPLLTSSLNRAGESAASTFAQAQAYGLADVLVGSAQDEAGGLASTVVQLPSGAGEAAQILRVGAFPVSRLRAVLEACGVRLTT, from the coding sequence ATGGGCATGGACAAAAGCGGGGTGCAGCGCGCGGCGCAGGTGGTCAGGGCGGGGGGGCTGGTGGGTTACCCCTCGGAGACGGTATGGGGACTGGGGGTGCTGCCGCCGTTCGCGGAGGTGCTGGTAAGGCGCAAGGGCCGCGAAGCTGGGAAGCCGCTGCAAGTGTCTTGCGCGAACCGGAGCAGTGCACTGTCGTTCTGTCAGGCCAGCCCCGCGCTGCTGGCGCTGCTGGATTTGCTGCCGGGGCCGCTGACCATCGTGACGCCGGCCCGCGAGGGGTGCCCGCCGGAGGTGGCGCCGGAAGGCCTGGTGGGCGTACGTGTGCCCGATCATGCGCTGGCACAGGCCCTGCTCCACGAGACCGGGCCGCTGCTAACCAGCAGTTTGAACCGCGCGGGCGAGTCGGCGGCCAGCACGTTCGCGCAGGCGCAGGCTTACGGGCTGGCGGACGTGCTGGTGGGGTCGGCACAGGACGAGGCCGGGGGGCTGGCCAGTACAGTGGTGCAGTTGCCGTCCGGCGCAGGTGAGGCTGCGCAAATTCTGCGCGTGGGGGCATTTCCGGTCTCGCGGTTGCGGGCGGTGCTGGAGGCGTGCGGCGTGAGGTTGACCACGTGA
- a CDS encoding DUF554 domain-containing protein, whose product MSVFAQLSGTFVNVVAVLIGTVLGLTVGGRLPQKTQRTLLQSLSLVTLFIALDMAASLGKVQGGNIPGVLLALLSLAFGVILGEALGIEEALERLGETLRRRFKGGGRFTEGFVAASLLFCVGPMTVIGGLQNGLTGDSSTYVLKSTLDGIAALALAGAYGIGVGFSTLSVLLIQGGISLLAGTFAAGLLGGADPSILKTNPYVLLITGVGGLMIAGISWNLMLGGLNFEDRRVRVGSMMPALLLAPLLLWGADKL is encoded by the coding sequence ATGAGTGTTTTTGCGCAACTGTCCGGGACGTTCGTGAATGTGGTGGCTGTGCTGATCGGGACGGTTCTGGGCCTCACCGTGGGCGGGCGCCTGCCGCAGAAAACGCAGCGCACCCTGCTGCAGTCCCTCAGCCTGGTCACGCTGTTTATTGCGCTGGATATGGCCGCCAGCCTGGGCAAGGTGCAGGGCGGCAATATTCCCGGCGTGTTGCTGGCCCTGCTGAGCCTGGCCTTCGGCGTGATCCTGGGCGAGGCGCTGGGCATAGAGGAGGCTCTGGAACGTCTGGGCGAGACCCTGCGCCGGCGCTTCAAGGGCGGGGGTCGGTTCACGGAGGGGTTCGTGGCGGCCAGCCTGCTGTTCTGCGTCGGGCCCATGACCGTGATCGGCGGGCTTCAGAACGGCCTGACCGGCGATTCCAGCACCTACGTCCTGAAAAGCACGCTGGACGGCATCGCGGCCCTGGCCCTGGCCGGCGCTTACGGCATCGGTGTGGGATTCAGCACGCTCTCGGTGCTGCTCATTCAGGGCGGGATCAGCCTGCTGGCCGGCACGTTTGCCGCCGGGCTGCTCGGCGGGGCCGACCCCAGCATCCTCAAGACCAATCCCTACGTCCTGCTGATTACCGGCGTGGGCGGCCTGATGATCGCCGGGATCAGCTGGAACCTGATGCTGGGCGGCCTGAACTTCGAGGATCGGCGCGTGCGCGTCGGCAGCATGATGCCAGCCCTGCTCCTCGCCCCGCTGCTGTTGTGGGGAGCGGACAAGCTCTGA
- a CDS encoding DUF4388 domain-containing protein produces MPHTTSLEHFDFLQLLRMLADNRKTGLLTIYRPQGDFEAWLEQGLVRHLQLGRLQGVLALAALLNDPQGRFHFDEGRTHPSPALKQTVDSLALEAMASLPEQDMPFAGPARMTDAERLDAMDWTDEERHVLRQIEQQVPVSDLWSQPLARGLISRLLRLGLLKERRSRVARLVVAVTHEVRGVALIDDLIFRRWKEDLVRHPQVLALRDEAGHIYQFPLRSGPNLGTQLVLPPDLIMQTRLRAGDSVLVKPV; encoded by the coding sequence ATGCCGCACACCACCAGCCTTGAACACTTCGATTTCCTGCAGCTTCTGCGCATGCTGGCCGATAACCGCAAAACCGGCCTGCTGACGATCTACCGTCCCCAGGGAGACTTCGAGGCGTGGCTGGAACAGGGCCTGGTACGTCATCTTCAGCTGGGCCGTCTGCAGGGGGTGCTGGCGCTGGCGGCCCTGCTGAACGACCCCCAGGGCCGTTTTCATTTTGACGAGGGGCGCACCCATCCCAGCCCGGCGCTGAAGCAGACGGTGGACAGCCTGGCGCTGGAGGCCATGGCCAGCCTGCCCGAGCAGGACATGCCTTTTGCCGGGCCGGCCCGCATGACCGACGCCGAGCGGCTGGACGCCATGGACTGGACGGATGAGGAACGCCACGTCCTGCGGCAGATCGAGCAGCAGGTGCCGGTCAGTGACCTGTGGAGTCAGCCGCTGGCGCGGGGCCTGATTTCGCGGCTCCTGCGGCTGGGCCTGCTCAAGGAAAGGCGCTCGCGCGTGGCCCGCCTGGTGGTGGCGGTCACGCATGAGGTGCGCGGCGTGGCCCTGATTGACGACCTGATCTTCCGGCGCTGGAAAGAAGACCTGGTGCGTCACCCGCAGGTGCTGGCGCTGCGCGACGAGGCGGGCCACATCTACCAGTTTCCACTGCGCAGCGGGCCGAACCTGGGCACCCAGCTGGTGCTGCCGCCGGACCTGATCATGCAGACCCGCCTGCGGGCCGGCGACAGCGTGCTGGTCAAACCCGTCTGA
- a CDS encoding DUF4384 domain-containing protein has protein sequence MNKLLSLTALLTLTGAALASPAKITAQSIIVNPVETKLNVDVWVNKDASGKQNPVYAKGENVSVGIKTNQDAYVYLFNVNANGEIDLFFPNNYEESNFVKAGVTRVFPGDGQKYTFTVGGPNGQDKVLALASTKQLTLDDIATFAGQQGFAQVKVKGQENLAKALSIIVNPLPADGWVTDVAQFRVGRAQGGATGTVTNTPNTPAPTQPAPTQPAPNTAIQPGQKQDGSLDQAMADAYARLKGGESLGNATTYAVPWADGWWQKFNGVAAYGDGVLLHANGSSRSYAVHGAILKRYLALANAESNGTRPPARLGWAAGDEKIIPGNSFGTNGLYGFFQSGALYSTEKYGTFWLQGAVLKTYQGLGGSGSFLGFPTRDQYQLSGAWAADFEGGTIRTVNGATKVYRK, from the coding sequence ATGAACAAACTCCTGAGCCTGACCGCCCTGCTGACCCTGACCGGCGCCGCCCTGGCCAGCCCCGCCAAGATCACGGCCCAGAGCATCATCGTGAACCCCGTGGAAACCAAGCTGAACGTGGACGTGTGGGTGAACAAGGATGCCAGCGGCAAACAGAACCCCGTTTACGCCAAAGGCGAGAACGTGAGCGTCGGCATAAAGACCAATCAGGACGCCTACGTCTACCTGTTTAACGTGAACGCCAACGGCGAGATCGATCTGTTTTTCCCGAACAACTATGAGGAAAGCAACTTCGTGAAGGCGGGCGTGACGCGCGTATTTCCCGGTGACGGGCAGAAGTACACCTTCACGGTGGGCGGCCCGAACGGTCAGGACAAAGTTCTGGCGCTGGCCAGCACCAAGCAGCTCACGCTGGACGACATCGCCACCTTTGCCGGGCAGCAGGGCTTCGCGCAGGTGAAGGTCAAGGGTCAGGAGAATCTCGCCAAAGCCCTGAGCATCATCGTGAATCCGCTGCCTGCCGACGGCTGGGTTACGGACGTGGCCCAGTTCCGCGTGGGCCGTGCCCAGGGCGGCGCCACTGGAACTGTGACCAACACGCCCAACACTCCTGCCCCCACGCAACCTGCACCGACCCAGCCCGCGCCGAACACTGCCATTCAACCCGGCCAGAAGCAGGACGGCAGCCTCGATCAGGCCATGGCCGACGCCTATGCCCGCCTGAAGGGTGGCGAGTCGCTGGGGAACGCCACCACGTACGCTGTTCCCTGGGCCGACGGCTGGTGGCAGAAGTTTAACGGCGTGGCCGCCTACGGTGACGGTGTACTGCTGCACGCCAACGGCAGCAGCCGCAGCTATGCGGTGCACGGTGCCATCCTGAAACGCTACCTGGCCCTGGCGAACGCCGAGAGCAACGGGACGCGCCCCCCGGCCCGCCTGGGCTGGGCGGCCGGCGACGAGAAGATCATTCCCGGCAACAGCTTCGGCACCAACGGCCTGTACGGCTTCTTCCAGAGCGGCGCCCTGTACAGCACTGAGAAGTACGGCACTTTCTGGCTTCAGGGCGCGGTTCTCAAGACCTACCAGGGCCTGGGCGGATCGGGCAGCTTCCTCGGCTTCCCCACCCGCGACCAGTACCAGCTCAGCGGCGCCTGGGCTGCCGACTTCGAGGGCGGCACCATCCGCACCGTCAACGGCGCAACCAAGGTCTACCGCAAGTAA
- the gatA gene encoding Asp-tRNA(Asn)/Glu-tRNA(Gln) amidotransferase subunit GatA — MSASLSRPASAASTVRAVLARDVTTAQLVHEALERASASDLNALVSLNDHALDQAANVQKRVEAGEPLPLAGVPLVIKDNINLAGTRTTCGSRILENYVSPYTATAAQKLLDAGAVVIGKANMDEFAMGSSTESSAFGPTLNPWDRARVPGGSSGGSAVAVAANITSVALGSDTGGSVRQPAALTGVYGLKPTYGRVSRYGLVAYASSLDQIGPFARTAEDLALLMNVMAGHDPLDATSLSAPPQFRAGTPEDLRGLRVGVIRESLAGNTPGVEQALQGTITALKDAGATVGEVSIPELKYAIAAYYLIAMPEASSNLARYDGMVYGQRVAGSDLLESMTLTREQGFGREVQRRIMIGTYALSSGYYDAYYSKAMKVRRLIADEFGAAFGQYDVLLTPTSPFPAFRRGEKTSDPLAMYAADVDTVAINLAGLPALSVPAGFETVDGVRLPVGVQFIAPALQDERLVALAGCLEGVGAVKMDVAPGC; from the coding sequence ATGTCCGCCTCTTTGTCCAGACCCGCTTCTGCTGCTTCCACCGTCCGTGCCGTGCTCGCGCGTGACGTCACCACGGCTCAACTCGTCCATGAAGCCCTGGAGCGGGCCAGCGCCAGTGACCTGAACGCCCTGGTCAGCCTGAATGACCACGCCCTGGATCAGGCCGCCAACGTGCAAAAACGGGTGGAGGCGGGTGAGCCGCTGCCGCTGGCCGGGGTACCACTGGTCATCAAGGACAACATCAACCTGGCGGGCACGCGCACCACCTGCGGGAGTCGCATTCTGGAGAATTACGTCAGCCCATACACCGCCACGGCAGCGCAGAAACTGCTGGACGCCGGAGCAGTGGTGATCGGCAAGGCCAACATGGACGAGTTCGCCATGGGGTCGAGCACCGAGAGCAGCGCATTTGGCCCGACTCTGAACCCCTGGGACCGGGCGCGGGTGCCGGGCGGCAGCAGTGGCGGCAGCGCGGTGGCGGTGGCGGCCAACATCACCAGCGTGGCGCTGGGCAGCGACACGGGCGGCAGCGTGCGCCAGCCGGCGGCCCTGACGGGCGTGTACGGCCTGAAGCCCACCTATGGCCGCGTGAGCCGCTACGGGTTAGTGGCCTACGCCAGCAGCCTGGATCAGATCGGGCCGTTTGCCCGCACGGCCGAAGACCTGGCTCTGCTGATGAACGTCATGGCCGGGCATGACCCGCTGGACGCCACCAGCTTGTCGGCCCCGCCGCAGTTCCGGGCGGGCACACCGGAAGATCTGCGGGGGTTGCGGGTAGGTGTCATCCGCGAGAGTCTGGCAGGCAACACCCCTGGCGTCGAGCAGGCCTTGCAGGGCACCATAACGGCCCTGAAAGACGCCGGGGCGACGGTGGGCGAGGTCAGCATCCCTGAACTGAAGTACGCCATTGCCGCTTACTACCTGATCGCCATGCCGGAAGCCAGCAGCAACCTGGCGCGGTATGACGGCATGGTGTACGGGCAGCGCGTGGCCGGCAGCGACCTGCTGGAAAGCATGACCCTGACGCGCGAGCAGGGCTTCGGGCGCGAGGTGCAGCGCCGCATCATGATCGGCACCTACGCTCTTTCGAGCGGCTACTACGACGCCTATTACAGCAAGGCCATGAAAGTGCGCCGCCTGATCGCCGACGAGTTCGGCGCGGCTTTCGGCCAGTACGACGTGCTGCTTACCCCTACCAGTCCCTTCCCGGCTTTCCGGCGTGGAGAGAAGACCAGCGACCCGCTCGCCATGTACGCCGCCGACGTGGACACCGTGGCCATCAACCTGGCCGGGCTGCCGGCCCTGAGCGTCCCGGCTGGTTTTGAAACGGTGGACGGCGTGCGCCTGCCGGTGGGCGTGCAGTTCATCGCCCCGGCCCTGCAAGACGAGCGTCTGGTGGCACTGGCTGGCTGTCTGGAAGGCGTGGGGGCCGTCAAGATGGACGTGGCGCCGGGTTGCTGA
- a CDS encoding LysR family transcriptional regulator — translation MELRHLRHFVALAEEEHFGRAAERVFVVQQALSNSIRNLEEEVGVPLVLRTTRRVQLTPSGQEFLIGARETLALAGQTVERARQAARGEVGRLRVGFVSGLAFGGLPEIVRTFRALYPNVSVDLRELTAQEQETALRSEQIDVGLMLLPVRDPGLAARALWRQPLVAALPAQHPLSRKRKLKISDLAAEDFVFFPRHLRATYFDQVMRWCDEAGFTPHVVQEAIEVPTLLSLVAAGVGVFLPIQFFSRLSLPGVVYRPIEDAPVIDIVAVWTRKQGAGHPIVKAWLGVAQDVIAGQETATIL, via the coding sequence ATCGAGCTGCGGCACCTGCGGCATTTCGTGGCGCTGGCCGAGGAGGAGCACTTCGGGCGGGCCGCCGAGCGCGTGTTCGTGGTACAGCAGGCGCTGAGCAACAGCATCCGCAACCTGGAAGAGGAGGTGGGGGTGCCACTGGTGCTGCGAACCACCCGCCGCGTGCAACTGACGCCCTCGGGGCAGGAATTCCTGATCGGGGCGCGCGAAACGCTGGCGCTGGCCGGGCAGACGGTGGAACGGGCGCGCCAGGCCGCCAGAGGCGAGGTGGGGCGCTTGCGGGTGGGCTTCGTGAGCGGCCTGGCTTTTGGTGGCCTGCCGGAGATCGTGCGCACATTTCGCGCACTGTACCCGAACGTCAGTGTGGATCTGCGCGAACTGACCGCGCAGGAGCAGGAAACGGCCCTGCGGAGCGAGCAGATCGACGTGGGCCTGATGCTTTTGCCGGTGCGCGATCCCGGCCTGGCGGCCCGCGCCCTGTGGCGGCAACCGCTGGTGGCTGCGCTGCCGGCCCAGCATCCGCTTTCGCGCAAACGCAAGCTGAAGATCAGTGACCTGGCCGCCGAGGACTTCGTGTTTTTCCCGCGTCACCTGAGGGCCACCTACTTCGATCAGGTGATGCGCTGGTGCGACGAGGCCGGGTTTACGCCGCATGTCGTGCAGGAGGCCATCGAGGTGCCCACCCTGCTGAGCCTGGTGGCGGCGGGGGTGGGGGTGTTCCTGCCCATTCAGTTTTTCAGCCGCCTGTCCCTGCCTGGCGTGGTGTATCGCCCCATCGAGGACGCGCCCGTGATCGACATCGTGGCGGTGTGGACACGCAAGCAGGGTGCAGGCCACCCCATCGTGAAGGCCTGGCTGGGGGTGGCGCAGGACGTGATCGCCGGACAGGAAACCGCCACAATCTTGTGA
- a CDS encoding roadblock/LC7 domain-containing protein, with protein MTGIQSKTERLGNILTTLRSSMPELRGALIATSDGLPIAQSFSDSTDANRVAAMAATALGLGKRINDTLGAGSLSEMSVSGLNGQVFIYSVGAKGALAVVTPAGVNLGLLHMEARDAAQAVASVL; from the coding sequence ATGACCGGAATCCAGAGCAAAACTGAACGCCTCGGCAACATTCTCACCACCCTGCGCAGCAGCATGCCCGAACTGCGGGGCGCGCTGATCGCCACCTCCGACGGCCTGCCCATCGCCCAGAGCTTCTCGGACAGCACCGACGCCAACCGGGTGGCGGCCATGGCCGCCACCGCCCTGGGGCTGGGCAAACGCATCAACGACACGCTGGGGGCCGGCAGCCTGAGTGAGATGAGCGTCTCGGGCCTCAACGGTCAGGTGTTCATCTACAGCGTGGGCGCCAAAGGCGCCCTGGCGGTGGTGACCCCGGCCGGGGTAAACCTGGGCCTGCTGCACATGGAAGCCCGCGACGCTGCCCAGGCCGTCGCCAGCGTGCTGTAA
- a CDS encoding class I SAM-dependent methyltransferase, protein MRRSVQGLSGAPEWLAMRALLPDLTGLRVLDLGRGFGWFCRWSREQGARAVTGIDISVNMLERARTSTSDAGITYLQADLEDLHLPLESFEVV, encoded by the coding sequence ATGCGCCGGAGTGTGCAGGGGCTCAGTGGGGCGCCCGAGTGGCTGGCCATGCGGGCCCTGCTGCCTGACCTCACAGGTCTGCGCGTACTTGATCTAGGGCGCGGGTTCGGTTGGTTCTGCCGGTGGTCGCGTGAGCAGGGCGCGCGGGCGGTTACGGGCATCGATATTTCCGTGAACATGCTGGAGCGCGCACGAACCAGCACGAGTGACGCGGGAATTACTTACCTGCAGGCGGATCTGGAGGATCTACATCTTCCCTTGGAGTCATTTGAAGTGGTTTAG
- a CDS encoding alkaline phosphatase PhoX — MKKMKLPLMFLSLGLTLGVTSCAPTMRAEVKAVKSVEFSSMPVPQTEAEMLDTYSTSVAKVTYADGTTKDFPLSYNVLFRNTDQTNTVNGQKYAAGQLFDYKMNPIKDRQGDNVVAETADGTSLLNVGGKPYLVNHWEYDWILENGVDAYKAENWYSRMPMTMNVTALGQGADGKLSVGSQTSVDFASVGGGWIFCFGGPTPWGTHLGGEEDYDLYFVPGEKSYTTTQAGLKAMSEVYFKGEKKANPYDYGYPVEVAVKPGGGYQVTKHYEMGRGTWEIARFAADGRTAIYGDDGAYSGLFMFVGDKANDPAAGGTIYAAKWNQTSDQNGGAANISWIRLGHATHAEIKALKDKVNIGDIFETSLEAKEGFKPTRAGSAQTVWLKLKPGMEQAAAFFETRRYAAYLGATTEFTKGEGVTFNEADKKMYYAMSRIETSMKAEEGVPVDDVKLPENKAGATYTFELKAGQKDTEGNAINSNYVATRTYVEAALLGKPIPADANGNTADVNAIANTDNVHYSEAMRTLFIGEDSGMHVNNYVWAYNVDTRKLSRILSVAAGAEATGLGVVENMNGHAYITSNNQHQGDWISSQNKELTAKLEAAAKAKWGANKYGVLNYKLQNSVGYLHGLPAVK, encoded by the coding sequence ATGAAAAAGATGAAGCTGCCGTTGATGTTCCTGAGCCTGGGCCTGACGCTGGGCGTGACCTCCTGCGCTCCCACCATGAGGGCCGAGGTGAAAGCGGTGAAAAGCGTGGAGTTCAGCTCCATGCCTGTGCCGCAGACCGAAGCCGAGATGCTGGACACCTACAGCACCTCAGTGGCGAAGGTGACCTACGCGGACGGCACCACGAAGGACTTCCCGCTGTCGTACAACGTGCTGTTCAGGAACACCGACCAGACCAACACTGTGAATGGGCAGAAATATGCCGCCGGACAACTGTTCGATTACAAGATGAACCCCATCAAGGATCGTCAGGGCGATAACGTCGTGGCCGAAACGGCGGACGGCACCAGCCTGCTCAACGTGGGCGGTAAGCCTTACCTGGTCAACCACTGGGAGTACGACTGGATTCTGGAAAACGGCGTGGACGCTTACAAGGCCGAGAACTGGTACAGTCGCATGCCCATGACCATGAACGTCACGGCACTGGGCCAGGGCGCGGACGGCAAGCTCAGCGTGGGCAGCCAGACCAGCGTGGATTTTGCCAGCGTGGGTGGCGGCTGGATTTTCTGCTTCGGCGGCCCGACGCCCTGGGGCACGCACCTGGGCGGCGAGGAAGATTACGACCTGTACTTCGTGCCTGGCGAGAAGTCGTACACCACCACACAGGCGGGCCTGAAGGCCATGAGTGAGGTGTACTTCAAGGGTGAAAAGAAGGCCAACCCCTACGATTACGGTTACCCCGTGGAAGTGGCCGTGAAACCCGGCGGCGGCTACCAAGTCACCAAGCACTACGAGATGGGGCGCGGCACCTGGGAAATCGCGCGGTTCGCCGCTGACGGGCGCACCGCCATTTACGGCGACGATGGCGCTTACTCGGGTCTCTTCATGTTCGTGGGCGACAAGGCCAACGATCCCGCAGCGGGCGGCACCATCTACGCCGCGAAATGGAACCAGACCAGCGACCAGAATGGTGGCGCGGCCAACATCTCCTGGATCAGGCTGGGGCACGCCACGCACGCTGAAATCAAGGCCTTGAAGGACAAGGTCAACATCGGCGACATCTTCGAGACCAGCCTGGAAGCCAAGGAAGGATTCAAGCCCACCCGCGCGGGCAGCGCCCAGACCGTGTGGCTGAAACTGAAACCCGGCATGGAGCAGGCCGCTGCGTTCTTCGAGACCCGCCGGTACGCCGCGTACCTGGGGGCCACCACCGAGTTCACGAAGGGCGAGGGCGTGACCTTCAACGAGGCCGACAAGAAGATGTACTACGCCATGAGCCGCATCGAAACCAGCATGAAAGCCGAAGAAGGCGTTCCCGTGGACGATGTGAAACTCCCGGAGAACAAGGCCGGAGCCACGTACACCTTCGAGTTGAAAGCCGGACAGAAAGACACCGAAGGTAACGCCATCAACAGCAATTACGTCGCCACCCGCACCTACGTGGAAGCCGCCCTGCTCGGCAAACCCATCCCAGCCGACGCGAACGGCAACACCGCCGACGTGAATGCCATCGCCAACACCGACAACGTGCATTACAGCGAAGCCATGCGCACCCTGTTCATCGGTGAGGACAGCGGCATGCACGTCAATAATTACGTGTGGGCGTACAACGTGGACACCAGGAAACTGAGCCGCATCCTGTCGGTGGCCGCTGGGGCCGAAGCGACCGGGCTGGGCGTCGTCGAGAACATGAACGGGCACGCCTACATCACCAGCAACAACCAGCACCAGGGCGACTGGATCAGCAGCCAGAACAAGGAACTGACTGCCAAGCTGGAAGCCGCCGCCAAGGCCAAGTGGGGTGCGAACAAGTACGGCGTCCTCAACTACAAGTTGCAGAACAGCGTCGGTTACCTGCACGGTCTGCCCGCCGTGAAGTAA
- the scpB gene encoding SMC-Scp complex subunit ScpB has product MRREVDHVTPGERPAGTHELIGATLLAAGRPVRLGELAGLLGLGEDATLRAVQAFGTHLAGAGLGFTLEAVAGGYRLVVPPEIAPHLAPVLAPPPLPPLSQAALEVLAIIAYRQPVTRAEIEAMRGASASTVLTLQERELVKVVGRSDALGHPLLYGTTEKFLLEFGLKTLADLPPLQNEDFSHLLRS; this is encoded by the coding sequence GTGCGGCGTGAGGTTGACCACGTGACGCCGGGAGAGCGCCCGGCCGGCACACACGAGTTGATAGGGGCCACGCTGCTGGCGGCGGGGCGGCCGGTGCGTCTCGGTGAACTGGCGGGCCTGCTGGGGCTGGGGGAGGACGCCACCTTGCGGGCGGTGCAGGCGTTCGGCACGCACCTGGCGGGCGCGGGGCTGGGCTTCACGCTGGAGGCAGTGGCAGGCGGCTACCGTCTGGTGGTGCCGCCGGAGATCGCGCCGCACCTGGCCCCGGTGCTGGCTCCGCCGCCGCTGCCACCGCTGAGTCAGGCAGCGCTGGAGGTGCTGGCGATCATTGCTTACCGGCAGCCGGTCACGCGAGCAGAGATAGAGGCGATGCGCGGCGCGAGTGCCAGCACGGTGCTGACCCTGCAGGAGCGTGAGCTGGTCAAGGTGGTGGGCCGCAGCGACGCGCTGGGCCACCCGCTGCTGTATGGCACGACCGAGAAATTCCTGCTGGAGTTCGGCTTAAAGACGCTCGCGGACTTGCCACCCCTTCAGAACGAGGATTTCTCGCATCTGCTGCGAAGCTGA
- a CDS encoding type II secretion system F family protein — protein MPVYEYRVRDRSGKVLKSQMEAETREQVRDALRAKNFMIVEIKPPRSGLNADIKIPGLTDRPPKLKEVAIFSKQLATLINAGVPLVQSLSILNKQIENKSFQGILQKIRVEVETGVPLSEGLAQYPKTFDRLFINLVRAGETSGTLDSVLARIADFQEKQLALNGKIKKALTYPTIVLVFAVLITYGLIAFVVPQFAGMLNQQGAQLPLITRVVMALSDFLRASLLYVLVGLVGIVFAYRWYYATKAGRHAIDDLKLRLPIFGNLIRKTAVASFARTFGLLMNSGVNIIESLEITKGTANNAIVEETIDTAKSFVMVGDPMSQSLASSKVFPPMVVSMIAIGEETGSLDSMLAKVADFYDREVDEAVESMTAAIEPIMIVFLGGIVLVIILAMFLPMISLMNSLM, from the coding sequence ATGCCGGTCTACGAATATCGAGTCCGGGACCGCAGTGGCAAGGTCCTGAAATCGCAGATGGAAGCCGAAACGCGCGAGCAGGTTCGGGACGCCCTGCGGGCCAAGAATTTCATGATCGTCGAGATCAAGCCGCCCAGAAGCGGCCTCAACGCCGACATCAAAATTCCGGGGCTGACCGATCGCCCCCCCAAACTCAAAGAAGTCGCCATTTTCAGCAAGCAGCTCGCCACCCTCATCAACGCCGGCGTGCCGCTGGTGCAGTCGCTGTCCATCCTGAACAAACAGATCGAGAACAAAAGTTTCCAGGGCATCCTTCAGAAGATCCGCGTTGAAGTCGAAACAGGTGTGCCCCTCAGCGAGGGCCTGGCGCAGTACCCCAAGACCTTTGATCGCCTCTTTATCAACCTGGTTCGGGCCGGCGAGACGAGTGGGACGCTGGACTCCGTGCTGGCGCGCATCGCCGACTTTCAGGAAAAGCAACTGGCCCTGAATGGCAAGATCAAAAAGGCGCTCACGTACCCCACCATTGTGCTGGTGTTCGCGGTTCTGATCACCTACGGCCTGATCGCCTTCGTGGTGCCGCAGTTCGCGGGGATGCTCAACCAGCAGGGGGCACAACTGCCGCTTATCACACGCGTGGTGATGGCCCTATCGGACTTCCTGCGCGCCTCGCTGCTGTACGTTCTAGTCGGTCTCGTGGGAATCGTGTTCGCTTACCGCTGGTATTACGCCACCAAGGCCGGACGCCACGCCATCGACGACCTCAAGCTGCGCCTGCCGATCTTCGGCAACCTGATTCGCAAGACCGCCGTGGCTTCCTTCGCCCGCACTTTTGGCCTGCTGATGAACAGCGGGGTCAACATCATCGAGTCGCTGGAGATCACCAAGGGCACCGCCAACAACGCCATCGTCGAGGAAACCATCGACACCGCCAAGAGTTTCGTGATGGTGGGCGACCCGATGAGCCAGAGCCTGGCCTCCAGCAAGGTGTTTCCGCCCATGGTGGTCAGCATGATCGCCATCGGTGAAGAGACCGGCTCGCTGGACAGCATGCTCGCCAAGGTCGCCGACTTCTACGACCGCGAGGTGGACGAGGCCGTGGAAAGCATGACGGCGGCGATTGAACCCATCATGATCGTGTTCCTGGGCGGAATCGTGCTGGTCATCATCCTGGCCATGTTCCTGCCGATGATCTCCTTGATGAACAGCCTCATGTAA
- a CDS encoding helix-turn-helix domain-containing protein, translating into MTLNDQFRSMPVLLKVSEVATFTSTHERTVRRWIRDGRLPAVEHPSGLRVPRRALWRFLGLDFALSA; encoded by the coding sequence GTGACGTTAAACGATCAGTTCCGCAGCATGCCCGTTCTGCTCAAGGTCAGCGAAGTGGCGACCTTCACCAGCACCCACGAAAGAACAGTGCGCCGCTGGATCAGGGATGGCCGCCTCCCGGCCGTGGAGCACCCCAGCGGCCTGCGGGTGCCCCGGCGCGCCCTGTGGCGCTTCCTGGGCCTGGACTTCGCGCTGAGCGCCTGA